One stretch of Streptomyces peucetius DNA includes these proteins:
- a CDS encoding cytochrome P450 — MTVPPAEHTTPQGGPTPPPGCPAHTTAGAGGVTRLHGAAAETDPMGLYEKLRAAHGPVAPVLLDGDVRAWLVLGYLENRDVASRSTQFSRDPRTWHGWTSGEIDPTTSPLMPMIGWRPDCVCADGEEHQRLRGAVTAGLDQFDQRGIRRHITRFAHQLIDGFCESGEVELVGQFTEHLPMLVLTHLLGMPDESGPKLVHAARDLFKGTETSLASNAYVLETLEQLVVTKRTRPGQDIASVLMSHPAGLTDEEVQHHLRLILLAGYETTANLMSNVLRMVVTDPRFRGSLAGGQMTLPEAVEQVLWDEPPLMVCPGRWAKGDTSLGGQQIKAGDMLLLGLAAGNVDQAVRPDLSTPVHHNRAHLSFSAGTHECPGQDIGRVIADTGIDILLTRLPDIALAVPESELTWRSSTWARHLTALPVSFAPRAPRAHDVPASLPAPPSPTGGLPAVPPRPVAGPLPERAPEPRGSWWVRLRRLLRRR, encoded by the coding sequence ATGACCGTCCCACCGGCTGAACACACCACCCCGCAGGGCGGGCCCACCCCGCCCCCGGGCTGCCCGGCCCACACCACCGCAGGAGCCGGCGGAGTGACCCGGCTCCACGGCGCCGCCGCCGAAACCGACCCCATGGGCCTGTACGAGAAGCTGCGCGCCGCCCACGGTCCGGTGGCGCCCGTCCTGCTCGACGGCGACGTACGGGCCTGGCTCGTCCTGGGGTATCTCGAGAACCGCGACGTGGCCAGCCGCTCCACCCAGTTCTCACGCGACCCCCGCACCTGGCACGGCTGGACGAGCGGAGAGATCGACCCCACCACCTCACCGCTGATGCCGATGATCGGCTGGCGTCCCGACTGCGTCTGTGCCGACGGCGAAGAACACCAGCGCCTGCGCGGCGCGGTCACGGCCGGCCTCGATCAGTTCGACCAACGCGGAATCCGCCGCCACATCACCCGCTTCGCGCACCAGCTGATCGACGGATTCTGTGAAAGCGGCGAGGTGGAACTGGTCGGTCAGTTCACCGAACACCTGCCCATGCTCGTACTCACCCACCTGCTCGGAATGCCGGACGAGTCCGGTCCCAAGCTCGTGCATGCCGCCCGCGACCTCTTCAAGGGCACCGAGACGTCGCTCGCCAGCAACGCCTATGTGCTGGAGACGCTCGAGCAACTCGTCGTCACCAAGCGCACCCGCCCCGGGCAGGACATCGCATCCGTACTGATGTCCCATCCCGCCGGCCTGACGGACGAGGAGGTGCAGCACCACCTGCGTCTCATCCTGCTCGCCGGCTATGAGACAACCGCCAACCTCATGTCCAACGTCCTGCGGATGGTGGTCACCGACCCGCGGTTCCGCGGGTCCCTGGCCGGCGGTCAGATGACCCTGCCCGAAGCGGTGGAACAGGTGCTCTGGGACGAGCCGCCGCTGATGGTGTGCCCAGGACGCTGGGCCAAGGGCGACACGTCCCTCGGCGGACAGCAGATCAAGGCGGGGGACATGCTGCTGCTGGGCCTGGCCGCAGGCAACGTCGACCAGGCGGTCCGCCCCGATCTCTCCACCCCCGTGCACCACAACCGCGCGCACCTGTCCTTCAGCGCCGGCACACACGAGTGCCCCGGCCAGGACATCGGTCGTGTCATCGCCGACACCGGCATCGACATTCTGCTCACCCGGCTCCCCGACATCGCCCTGGCCGTCCCGGAGTCCGAGCTCACCTGGCGCTCCTCCACCTGGGCCCGGCATCTGACAGCGCTGCCGGTGAGCTTCGCGCCCCGTGCTCCCAGGGCCCATGACGTCCCGGCATCGCTGCCGGCCCCGCCGTCGCCGACCGGCGGGTTGCCCGCGGTACCCCCGCGGCCGGTGGCCGGCCCCCTGCCGGAGCGCGCACCAGAACCCCGCGGTTCGTGGTGGGTGCGGCTGCGACGCCTCCTGCGGAGACGGTAG
- a CDS encoding terpene synthase family protein translates to MTVQAVKLPGLWMPHPARVNPYLPALREETETWAREMGMLGGDERPTARRAIWSRSQFHAMTVDQLTASTLPDASLAALRLNHRFNIWALAWDDYFASAFKRTGDLAGALVFTSRLHAFLRPEPGARLPEPTNAVERGIADLQPHLFPPRLAHWRHGFNQALARYIDAGVQELANSRAGRVPDLIEYAQFRRESFAAYTAPYSVELATGARIPEQIRHSRTVRALLDAFMDYMGLANDIASYRREVHEERDVNNLVLVLATSMGITIQEAVRAAVDLVNARLRHFEHLRHSELPLLVERAGLHAGEQAELETWLRGACGFLSGLHSWYTGAPRYVPADIPFPEQRTSTSAVMRTCDANP, encoded by the coding sequence ATGACAGTGCAGGCCGTCAAGCTCCCCGGACTGTGGATGCCCCATCCGGCGAGGGTCAATCCGTACCTGCCGGCCCTGCGCGAGGAGACCGAGACGTGGGCGCGGGAGATGGGCATGCTCGGCGGCGACGAGAGACCGACGGCTCGCCGTGCGATCTGGTCCCGGTCCCAGTTCCACGCCATGACCGTCGACCAACTGACCGCCTCCACTCTTCCTGACGCCTCACTCGCCGCTCTCCGGCTCAACCACCGGTTCAACATCTGGGCGCTGGCCTGGGACGACTACTTCGCCTCCGCCTTCAAACGGACGGGCGACCTCGCGGGCGCACTGGTCTTCACCTCACGGCTCCATGCCTTCCTGCGGCCGGAGCCGGGCGCCCGGTTACCGGAGCCGACGAATGCGGTCGAGAGGGGAATCGCCGATCTGCAGCCGCATCTGTTCCCCCCTCGACTCGCACACTGGCGGCACGGGTTCAACCAGGCCCTGGCGCGATACATCGACGCGGGAGTCCAGGAACTGGCCAACAGCCGCGCCGGCCGGGTTCCGGACCTGATCGAGTACGCCCAGTTCCGCCGTGAAAGCTTCGCCGCCTATACCGCCCCCTACTCCGTCGAGCTTGCCACCGGCGCGCGGATCCCTGAGCAGATCCGGCACAGCCGGACCGTCCGCGCTCTGCTCGACGCCTTCATGGACTACATGGGGCTGGCCAACGACATAGCCTCCTATCGGCGCGAAGTACACGAGGAACGCGACGTCAACAACCTCGTGCTGGTACTCGCGACGTCCATGGGCATCACCATCCAGGAGGCGGTGCGGGCCGCCGTCGATCTGGTGAACGCCCGACTGCGCCACTTCGAGCACCTCAGGCACAGCGAACTGCCCCTGCTCGTCGAACGAGCCGGGCTGCACGCCGGTGAGCAAGCCGAGCTGGAGACGTGGCTCCGAGGAGCTTGCGGCTTCCTGTCGGGCCTCCATTCCTGGTACACCGGAGCGCCCCGCTACGTTCCCGCAGACATCCCGTTCCCGGAGCAACGCACCTCCACCTCGGCTGTGATGCGAACCTGTGACGCCAACCCGTGA
- a CDS encoding TetR/AcrR family transcriptional regulator produces the protein MDSFEEPVASGAGGAGPQVPLTSERARTEITDKRLLRGARTRQTVLRQAVDIASLEGLSGVSFGRLASGTGLSKAGIQTLFKTKETLQLAVVDFAREMFIDAVVRPASSARRGTARLRALLDHWIVYAETPLFAGGCFRAANLAEFDSRPGPVRDSLFRDQEEWRGVIATELGHAVDSGEITDLDVELTAFQIDALLCAANTALRTGDSDAVNKVRRIVDGLLAPPA, from the coding sequence ATGGACAGTTTCGAGGAGCCGGTCGCCTCAGGGGCCGGTGGTGCCGGACCGCAGGTGCCGCTGACCTCGGAGAGGGCACGGACGGAGATCACGGACAAGCGCCTGCTGCGCGGCGCCCGGACCCGGCAGACCGTGCTCCGGCAGGCCGTCGACATCGCCTCCCTCGAAGGACTGAGCGGCGTCAGCTTCGGCCGCCTCGCATCGGGCACAGGACTGAGCAAGGCCGGTATCCAGACCCTCTTCAAGACGAAGGAGACCCTGCAACTCGCCGTGGTCGACTTCGCCCGCGAGATGTTCATCGACGCCGTCGTCCGCCCCGCCTCGTCGGCACGCCGCGGCACGGCCCGCCTCCGCGCTCTGCTCGACCACTGGATCGTCTACGCCGAGACGCCTCTGTTCGCCGGCGGATGCTTCCGGGCCGCGAACCTCGCCGAGTTCGACAGCCGGCCGGGGCCGGTTCGCGACTCTCTCTTCCGTGACCAGGAGGAGTGGCGCGGAGTCATCGCCACCGAACTCGGACACGCCGTGGACTCCGGCGAGATCACCGATCTCGACGTCGAGCTCACCGCATTCCAGATCGACGCGCTGCTCTGCGCCGCCAACACGGCACTGCGGACCGGTGACAGCGACGCGGTGAACAAGGTCCGCCGTATCGTCGACGGCCTTCTGGCGCCCCCCGCCTGA
- a CDS encoding SGNH/GDSL hydrolase family protein — MTATQLTEESDPFCLPPLDAAALLFDTPWSRFAVIGDSLSAGTGDASPGYTDAGWSDRIADILRRVRPDLEYLNTAEIGATTSRTLEKQIDRLLEFAPDLLHLPCGANDLARRRPDFDEIGRTLRRMYEMASRTGAQLTTFTLGRAYVVPVFSDWSERVTRVNDITRALADEYGAVVVDMWDHPVNDRHGLLSADRIHFSTSGQAVMATEMVKGLAGVLSRTPRA, encoded by the coding sequence ATGACTGCGACGCAACTCACCGAAGAGTCCGACCCGTTCTGCCTGCCTCCGCTCGACGCGGCGGCGCTTCTCTTCGACACTCCCTGGTCCCGGTTCGCCGTGATCGGTGACAGCCTTTCGGCGGGGACCGGGGACGCCAGTCCCGGCTATACGGACGCGGGCTGGTCCGACAGGATCGCGGACATCCTGCGCCGCGTACGGCCGGACCTCGAGTACCTGAACACCGCCGAGATCGGGGCCACCACTTCGCGGACACTCGAGAAGCAGATCGACCGCCTGCTGGAATTCGCCCCGGACCTGCTCCACCTGCCGTGCGGGGCGAACGACTTGGCTCGCCGCCGGCCCGACTTCGACGAGATCGGGCGGACGCTGCGGCGGATGTACGAGATGGCGTCCCGGACCGGGGCACAACTGACCACGTTCACGCTCGGCCGGGCGTATGTCGTGCCCGTCTTCTCCGACTGGAGCGAGCGGGTCACCAGGGTCAACGACATCACCCGCGCCCTGGCCGACGAGTACGGGGCCGTGGTCGTCGACATGTGGGACCATCCGGTGAACGACCGTCACGGCCTCCTGAGTGCGGACCGGATTCACTTCTCGACCTCGGGGCAGGCGGTGATGGCGACCGAGATGGTGAAGGGGCTGGCCGGCGTGCTCAGCCGTACACCCCGCGCCTGA
- a CDS encoding response regulator transcription factor: protein MITVLVVEDHAVVRSGLTALLSGELGMAVVGQAADGPAALAEAERLRPDVVLLDIDLPVTDGITVAATLAERLPGCRTLILTALDRPGHLRRAMDAGASGYLLKSATPAETADAIRRVAGGGRVIDSRMPDSWVGEVSPMTDREAEVLRLASNGAHAREIAADLFLSVGTVRNRLSSAVAKLHARTLLDAVRIAERHGWL, encoded by the coding sequence GTGATCACAGTGCTGGTAGTCGAAGACCACGCCGTCGTGCGGTCCGGGCTCACGGCGCTGCTCTCGGGAGAGTTGGGCATGGCGGTCGTCGGCCAGGCCGCCGACGGGCCCGCCGCACTCGCCGAGGCCGAAAGGCTCAGGCCCGATGTGGTCCTCCTCGACATCGACCTGCCCGTCACGGACGGGATCACCGTCGCCGCCACCCTCGCCGAGCGGCTGCCCGGCTGTCGCACCTTGATACTCACTGCGCTGGACCGGCCCGGACATCTGCGCCGTGCGATGGACGCGGGCGCCTCCGGTTATCTGCTCAAGAGCGCGACCCCCGCCGAGACCGCGGACGCGATTCGCAGGGTCGCCGGGGGCGGGCGAGTGATCGACTCGCGGATGCCGGACAGCTGGGTCGGCGAGGTCAGCCCCATGACCGACCGCGAGGCCGAGGTACTGCGACTGGCGTCCAACGGCGCGCATGCCCGCGAGATCGCCGCCGACCTCTTCCTGAGCGTCGGCACGGTCCGCAACCGGCTCTCCTCCGCTGTCGCCAAGCTCCATGCCCGTACCCTCCTCGACGCCGTCCGGATCGCCGAACGCCACGGCTGGCTGTAG
- a CDS encoding sensor histidine kinase has translation MTAPPGARVAFGTLVVLVVGTLGLVALDVAASPLGRRAMVTGLTVLVLMPAVLLGQYVPPPYRLSRRWRWGLLLAQAALTYLPLVVFHYPWLTLLGFLAGAVLLTLPPATSVPVALAVGASGPLLIHTGVIDTDRGSLSVVLSTAITASAVFAVAHLALVSARLHGAREQTVRLAEQRTRARMRQDLHDLVGSSLVAIVIRGEAALRADVSAASARSVLAEVVALARRTHEDVRLISGPETTLSLAEEFAHAQRLLTSAGIAVRTSLPPHVEPDRAVVNCLRSVLHEAVGNVLEHSRAGFCEIELRAGDDDIRLTVRNDGVAATGSVPAAVRTVGHRGTGLVGLKGRVIALGGTLHVGPTGREFSVAAVLPLGRDGA, from the coding sequence GTGACGGCTCCACCGGGAGCACGGGTCGCTTTCGGCACGCTGGTGGTGCTCGTGGTCGGAACGCTCGGACTGGTGGCGCTGGACGTCGCCGCTTCGCCGCTCGGCAGGCGCGCGATGGTGACCGGTCTGACCGTGCTGGTCCTGATGCCCGCCGTGCTGCTCGGCCAGTACGTGCCACCGCCCTACCGGTTGTCGCGTCGCTGGAGGTGGGGCCTGCTGCTGGCTCAGGCTGCACTCACGTACCTGCCGCTGGTGGTTTTCCACTACCCCTGGCTTACTCTGCTCGGCTTCCTCGCCGGCGCCGTGCTCCTGACCCTGCCCCCTGCCACTTCGGTCCCCGTTGCTCTGGCCGTCGGCGCCAGCGGGCCACTGCTGATCCACACGGGCGTCATCGACACCGACCGTGGTTCTCTGAGCGTCGTCCTCAGCACGGCGATCACGGCGAGCGCCGTATTCGCGGTCGCCCATCTCGCCCTCGTGTCGGCGCGGTTGCACGGAGCCAGGGAGCAGACGGTCAGGCTGGCGGAGCAGCGCACCCGGGCACGCATGCGGCAGGACCTGCATGATCTGGTCGGCTCGTCGTTGGTTGCGATCGTCATCCGGGGAGAGGCCGCCTTGCGGGCAGATGTTTCCGCCGCGTCCGCCCGCTCGGTACTCGCCGAGGTCGTTGCGCTTGCTCGGCGGACCCATGAGGACGTTCGGCTCATCAGTGGCCCGGAGACGACCCTCTCACTGGCTGAAGAGTTTGCTCACGCCCAACGGCTGCTGACCAGCGCCGGGATAGCGGTGCGCACCTCGCTGCCCCCGCACGTCGAGCCGGACCGGGCGGTGGTGAACTGTCTCCGGTCGGTCCTGCACGAGGCGGTCGGCAACGTGCTCGAGCACAGCAGAGCCGGCTTCTGCGAGATCGAGCTGCGGGCCGGCGACGACGACATCCGGCTGACCGTCCGCAACGACGGGGTCGCCGCCACCGGTTCGGTGCCGGCCGCTGTGCGGACGGTCGGGCACCGAGGAACGGGGCTGGTCGGGCTCAAGGGCCGGGTCATCGCGCTCGGTGGAACACTGCACGTCGGCCCGACGGGCCGGGAGTTCTCCGTCGCGGCCGTTCTGCCACTGGGCCGAGACGGGGCGTAG